In the Leptotrichia sp. oral taxon 847 genome, one interval contains:
- a CDS encoding two-partner secretion domain-containing protein, whose translation MKSKVLRKSIAFLLMLSMNMSSFAANLELDPNSRYNTKLDMSRNGTPIVNISTPNGRGISINEFLDYNVGHEGQVLNNADNIGRSHLAGIINANPNLAANQAANLIILQVNGSNRSDIEGYLEALSRQKVNVILSNENGIYLNGAGTINIRNFVPTTGRVKLQNGDFVGIDVEKGRVVIGSNGFDASTTDYVNVIAKALELQGSLVGNKVDVTLGENTVDKNGAVTSKHGINSVAIDASKLGSMYAGQISIISTDKGAGVNSRGIVYSRDKKLEITADGKINVAKIKGNGIEINGTEYDQAELASSDKGININAKNIKLNGETQAAGDINLNGNTQNNSKIYSEGNFNTGSLLNTGDINVAGNFKADDFKNVLAAVNTGGNLNVKNLENSGNIQVSKSTGIDGKLNNSGNLTSIDKITVKNDILNSGNISTNGDLSSKNAVSSGIIVANNFTTSNLQNDGKLFTNADLKTKYFKNTGEISAVGKISSDSMVSSGSIRTNEALDISGDLDNDGTLQSAKDITVSSNIKNSGKIYAGGNLSGKDAVSSGKIVSKNLRVNDLKNDGEIFTNEDLRAKNVTNTGKIASAGNISTNDLKTSGGIKSNKKVTVSGKLENDGDLEAVEDIKVSGNVRNTKEIATNGDFSGKNVVSKGKIISKNFESHDLENDGKILADGKVKARKVKNAGEISAAEDVSTDDLKTSGRISAKNLESEDLDNDGKISSNENVKARNIKNTGEIQAVGSISGNNLKTSGKVRANRKITVSGELENGGDLESGKSLTVSKNIKNTGKIAVNEDISGKDTQNSGTMYSKNLKTDNLKNDGKVEVGNDLKTADIENTKDITAVGKISGKNVNNSGKILTNGTLNIKNVKNIGKIAAGSDVTSQRLENSGVLATNGNITTSDSMINSGNIEGKNLDITGWEFTNSGKISADNIRARVNDTKNNGSISSANDIDLTTNTLTNTKEMLAVNDINSNNATVSNSGKMASNGKILLNNSSITNIGQILSGEISMQNAKKFDNTGTVKGNKTVLTTDQDLNLVGNLHGESLLEISGNNITNNGNTTGAGLIKISSNDFTNNKELASNAVIIDGRGNVVNNNMITGNDGKINGNSITNNDLIAFDNYLEMNAKSKVLNNKDKSIYGGNALIIKGSEILNDEGEILGGNMDLNASKITNNVGTVQSTGDIFVTSNDFQNIGRVSNLGSYEKYYETWDGIRLSESEVANEWVFSEPDFQHSSSHRSSVKRHQKNWLEEMIKKHTGNSKINSLMFSKYPDVARSKLYQRSKTTKTNTTEVPGNMLTGKIKSNADTEYGKIIASGNIIINSGNVKNRDSLISGGGLVDINATNFENSVTLGNAVQLKNGQEKLYLTYRHGSRKSSANGTYNRYLENGGIGYESGQPSIIEGAVVNVNAPNIIKNSIEAGNGKVLNNGGATGRALISSNSIGINKGTGSANGAVQVAGNALLSKVNSGFNGNLQVNGSSNNSFDRAIQISGNNSVIQNIKKTGTIDVNPLLSSAMFTMNMSPSSKYLLETRSKYISLGQYYGSDYFTSRVGYSEIWDRSKRLGDAFYENQLLTRALNEKLGTSFLNGKSNQELIQSMMDNAADEKARLGLVVGQALTQDQINALNEDIIWYVSKEVNGVSVLTPQIYLSSRTRESISDDTRNRIGGINGTYVKTKDFVNDGTKWGNGGVTYVEANTVRNETTTNLLSEISGDRTFISSVGNIENIGGKIKGNEVVGLISENGNVINNTTKKKVGFNNGEFDRSWHEEIGSIGQISSNGLTFIKGNSYESTGGILNTNHLELDVNKFNVSALSLSGEDKFGKGSNNYTKYGATEHLGGEVTANSTSGRIGNLNLAGSAFIGGDTQGLKIGKVNVESAVNSYDLESKQTSKNMVSKSSTYIKSHQEENVAGNLQLSGARIEGNLTGIGSNIDLGENTFVGGKLTTDSRELHNSFYEKNTSRGFSAGISHGTASLNYGKSSSTYDEKDTINAKSNLRIGDGSVLNNGAEITATNFEYGNIQINNGDVKYGARIDTRDVKTTSRSSNFGVSIGINSPIKDRIEQAAGAVKQARRGDTIGGLVAGVNSVTGTVNGMSQNISRLDGNRATMQDIQAGNFKVNNDFYVSGGINARFNTSRSSNNSHTESAVVTTMKPMNENSSITYNNVNNITYQGTQAQGGTFIYNNVKNIQKEAVELHNSYSSKNSGFGAGVSAGIGSNGQIKPSSIGGNVSANRSNLNTTETIYQNGNFQNVNEVHNNTGTMTLSGFNQEGGRVTGNIGKLVVESRQNTSTTTGSSSGIGIGISANGMPNSVNVNGSRTSGSRAFVDNQSSFIVGEGSNLHVGTVENTGAIIGKQSENGTTFKVDKYVGHDIQNYDTMTTTGISVGTSLGKSPRVTNIGFNQDDRDKQGITRNTVVGNVEIGEASGSPINRDVTKANEVTKDEHHSTNVNIESQTIEYATNPTKFKEDLEVAILEGKATGETVLKTIENLVNGGKEDIGDPERRSLNEIKEAVIRVKTAPEMNLIATGDLNSQEVLDTLKINGIEKFNPDDPDLPENVRARLDEVRKSGGEIEAFYDKTTNKIFINENVEDGETRALVAREWKISEDLKDGKGKANDEGQLKATVAGELAYDDMMKRAGEGKTRSINTDDLNVGVMDENSEITADFNNKHVDKFFGRVGSILNKVRKGDIKGAYKEAKQTKQDVTRVLNNDIKTVLKGGPAAKKTIKESANATVYAIKKVAPKSTKKSPPKRKKRPVHKTKKEQEKEFIEHMNSIARGYYENEPKYSKSADKVGTLTFIVANQNIKIGDGSSKVSDEVFAKAASSTIGQVVATGNFKMVPTKDKEYENNNKGVQKQVKAAKVEAQRKTRNSKDKDYYVRVDGKNKTVTVEESKRPKGYGSYLYKSLVLDPIESFHNFHEAEKSAFHGNIGGAFKNTLKGIGNLTSPLTLGVGSWAGDNYARFKPEEVQYGTREEVLKRKQTENLLVSTPIDMTIGFATSKIPVKKITSSKIKNPVTRTTTTESRATRKGATVLEEGHYYKLQQQKNIESTGLPNYSIKPLTDIKDPALNVDKIRNYLQENSGDYIKGKYDVKGISVATAKVTTKDGKVENILSVSGKAWNGNAPKEVTINNVKYKVIIKDSESVKTYTGISRNGNKVRNLNHAEKKLASYIQDNYSGKEVKVDIGVQNTSIKNSGMCPNCNSSMFDFAKDNPDMRITIYEGTTGINP comes from the coding sequence TTGAAAAGTAAGGTTTTAAGGAAGTCGATTGCATTCTTATTGATGTTGTCAATGAATATGAGCAGCTTTGCAGCAAATCTTGAACTAGATCCTAACTCAAGATACAATACAAAACTTGACATGTCACGAAATGGAACTCCAATCGTTAATATTTCTACTCCGAATGGTCGTGGAATAAGTATTAATGAGTTTCTTGACTACAATGTCGGTCATGAAGGGCAAGTGCTTAATAATGCTGATAACATTGGGCGTAGCCATCTTGCCGGGATTATTAATGCTAATCCGAATTTGGCTGCCAACCAGGCTGCAAACTTGATAATCCTTCAGGTAAACGGGTCTAACCGTTCAGATATTGAAGGGTATCTGGAAGCTTTGAGCCGTCAGAAGGTAAATGTGATTTTGAGTAATGAAAATGGTATTTACTTAAATGGTGCGGGAACCATTAATATTAGAAATTTTGTTCCGACTACAGGAAGAGTAAAGCTTCAGAATGGAGACTTCGTAGGAATTGATGTTGAAAAGGGAAGAGTCGTGATAGGCTCAAATGGGTTTGACGCATCGACTACGGATTATGTCAATGTAATTGCAAAAGCTCTTGAATTGCAGGGAAGTCTTGTCGGAAACAAGGTTGATGTAACTCTTGGAGAAAATACAGTTGATAAAAATGGTGCAGTTACTTCAAAGCACGGAATAAATTCTGTTGCAATTGACGCAAGTAAACTGGGTTCGATGTATGCAGGGCAGATCAGCATAATCAGTACTGATAAGGGTGCAGGAGTAAACTCAAGGGGAATTGTTTACTCAAGAGATAAAAAACTTGAAATTACAGCAGATGGGAAAATTAATGTTGCTAAAATTAAAGGGAACGGTATTGAAATTAATGGTACGGAGTACGATCAGGCTGAACTTGCCAGTTCTGATAAAGGAATTAATATCAATGCTAAAAATATTAAGCTAAATGGAGAAACACAGGCAGCTGGGGATATTAATTTAAATGGGAATACTCAAAATAACTCTAAAATATATTCTGAAGGGAATTTTAATACAGGAAGTCTTTTGAATACAGGCGATATTAATGTTGCTGGGAATTTTAAGGCTGATGATTTTAAAAATGTTTTGGCAGCTGTTAATACAGGTGGAAATTTGAATGTTAAAAACTTGGAAAACAGTGGCAACATTCAAGTTTCTAAAAGCACAGGGATTGACGGGAAGTTAAATAATTCAGGTAACTTGACTTCTATAGACAAAATAACTGTAAAAAATGATATTTTAAATTCCGGAAATATTTCAACTAATGGAGATTTGTCAAGTAAAAATGCAGTTTCATCAGGTATAATTGTTGCAAATAATTTTACAACAAGTAATTTGCAGAATGATGGAAAACTCTTTACTAATGCGGATTTGAAAACAAAATATTTCAAAAATACTGGAGAAATTTCAGCCGTTGGGAAAATATCAAGCGACAGTATGGTTTCAAGTGGAAGCATTAGAACAAATGAAGCTCTTGATATTTCAGGTGATTTGGATAATGACGGAACTTTACAGAGTGCTAAAGATATTACGGTTTCAAGTAACATTAAAAATAGCGGTAAAATTTATGCTGGCGGAAATTTATCAGGAAAAGATGCTGTTTCAAGCGGGAAAATAGTTTCTAAAAATTTAAGAGTGAATGACCTTAAAAATGATGGAGAAATTTTTACAAATGAAGATCTTCGGGCTAAAAATGTTACGAATACTGGTAAAATAGCATCTGCTGGAAATATTTCCACAAATGATTTGAAAACTTCAGGAGGCATAAAATCTAATAAAAAAGTTACAGTTTCAGGGAAGCTTGAAAATGATGGGGATTTGGAAGCTGTAGAAGATATAAAGGTTTCAGGAAATGTAAGAAACACTAAAGAGATAGCGACAAATGGTGATTTTTCTGGTAAGAATGTGGTTTCAAAAGGAAAAATCATTTCTAAAAATTTTGAATCCCATGATTTAGAAAATGATGGAAAAATTTTGGCAGATGGAAAAGTAAAAGCTAGAAAAGTTAAGAATGCAGGAGAGATTTCAGCTGCTGAAGATGTATCTACAGATGATTTGAAAACTTCGGGAAGAATTTCTGCTAAAAACTTGGAATCTGAAGATTTGGATAATGATGGTAAAATTTCTTCAAATGAGAATGTAAAAGCTAGAAATATTAAAAATACTGGAGAAATTCAGGCTGTAGGATCAATATCAGGAAATAATTTAAAAACTTCAGGAAAAGTTAGGGCAAATAGAAAAATTACAGTTTCAGGAGAACTTGAAAATGGTGGGGATTTAGAATCAGGAAAAAGTCTGACTGTTTCAAAAAATATTAAGAATACTGGAAAGATTGCTGTAAATGAGGATATTTCAGGGAAAGATACTCAAAATTCAGGAACTATGTATTCTAAAAATCTTAAAACTGATAATTTGAAAAATGATGGAAAAGTTGAAGTTGGAAATGATTTGAAGACGGCGGATATTGAAAATACTAAAGATATTACAGCTGTTGGAAAAATTTCAGGAAAAAATGTCAATAATTCTGGGAAAATTTTGACTAATGGAACATTGAATATTAAAAATGTTAAAAATATTGGAAAAATTGCCGCAGGAAGTGATGTTACATCGCAAAGGCTTGAAAATTCAGGAGTTCTGGCAACAAATGGGAATATTACGACTTCAGATTCAATGATCAACAGCGGAAATATTGAAGGCAAAAATCTTGATATAACTGGTTGGGAATTCACAAATAGCGGTAAAATATCGGCTGACAACATTAGGGCAAGAGTTAATGACACTAAAAATAATGGAAGTATTTCTTCAGCAAATGACATTGATTTAACGACAAATACTTTAACAAATACAAAAGAAATGCTGGCAGTAAACGACATAAATTCAAATAATGCGACAGTTTCAAATTCAGGGAAAATGGCTTCAAATGGTAAAATACTGCTAAATAATTCGAGTATTACAAATATTGGACAGATTTTGTCTGGAGAAATTTCTATGCAAAATGCGAAAAAATTTGATAATACTGGAACTGTAAAAGGGAATAAGACAGTTCTTACAACTGACCAGGATCTAAATCTGGTTGGAAATCTGCATGGAGAAAGTTTGCTTGAAATTTCAGGAAACAACATTACAAACAATGGAAATACGACAGGGGCGGGGCTTATTAAAATAAGTTCTAATGATTTTACAAATAATAAGGAACTGGCTTCAAATGCTGTGATTATTGATGGCCGTGGGAATGTTGTAAACAATAATATGATTACTGGAAATGATGGTAAAATTAATGGAAACAGCATTACTAACAATGATTTGATTGCTTTTGACAATTATCTTGAGATGAATGCTAAAAGTAAGGTCTTAAATAATAAAGATAAAAGTATTTATGGTGGAAATGCTCTGATAATCAAAGGTTCTGAAATTTTGAATGATGAAGGTGAGATTCTTGGTGGAAATATGGACCTGAATGCTTCTAAAATCACTAATAATGTTGGAACTGTTCAGTCAACTGGGGATATTTTTGTTACTTCAAATGATTTTCAGAATATCGGAAGAGTATCAAATCTTGGAAGCTATGAAAAATACTATGAAACTTGGGATGGAATAAGATTGTCTGAATCCGAAGTTGCCAATGAATGGGTATTTAGTGAACCTGATTTTCAACATTCAAGCAGTCATAGGTCAAGTGTGAAAAGACATCAAAAAAACTGGCTTGAAGAGATGATAAAAAAACATACTGGAAATTCCAAAATAAACTCATTAATGTTTTCAAAATATCCTGATGTTGCACGTTCTAAATTGTATCAGAGAAGCAAGACAACTAAAACAAATACAACAGAAGTACCTGGTAATATGCTGACAGGAAAAATTAAAAGTAATGCAGATACGGAATATGGTAAAATAATTGCAAGTGGAAATATCATAATTAATTCAGGGAATGTTAAAAATAGGGACAGTTTGATTTCAGGTGGTGGACTTGTTGACATAAATGCAACTAATTTTGAAAATTCAGTAACTTTAGGAAATGCTGTTCAGCTAAAAAATGGACAGGAAAAATTGTATCTAACTTATAGACATGGAAGCAGAAAAAGTTCTGCAAATGGAACTTACAATAGATATTTAGAAAATGGTGGAATCGGATATGAAAGTGGACAGCCTTCCATCATTGAAGGGGCTGTAGTAAATGTAAATGCTCCAAATATCATAAAAAATTCCATTGAGGCAGGAAATGGAAAAGTACTGAATAATGGTGGGGCAACTGGTAGAGCCTTGATTTCTTCAAATTCAATAGGAATTAACAAGGGTACAGGTTCAGCAAATGGAGCGGTTCAGGTTGCTGGAAATGCTTTACTATCCAAAGTAAATAGCGGCTTTAATGGAAATTTACAGGTTAATGGCAGCAGCAATAATAGTTTTGACAGGGCAATACAAATTTCAGGGAATAATTCAGTTATTCAAAATATTAAAAAAACTGGAACAATTGATGTAAACCCACTATTAAGCAGTGCAATGTTTACGATGAATATGAGTCCATCTTCAAAATATCTTCTAGAAACTCGTTCAAAATACATAAGTTTAGGTCAATACTATGGAAGCGACTACTTTACTTCAAGAGTTGGGTATTCGGAAATTTGGGACAGAAGTAAAAGATTAGGAGATGCTTTTTATGAAAATCAATTGCTAACAAGAGCTTTAAATGAAAAGCTTGGAACAAGTTTTTTAAATGGAAAGTCTAATCAGGAATTGATTCAGTCAATGATGGATAATGCGGCTGATGAAAAGGCAAGGCTTGGTCTTGTTGTCGGTCAGGCATTGACTCAGGATCAGATAAATGCCCTGAATGAAGATATTATCTGGTATGTCTCAAAGGAAGTGAATGGAGTCAGTGTTTTGACACCGCAAATTTACTTATCGAGCAGAACTAGGGAAAGCATAAGCGATGACACTAGAAATAGAATTGGTGGAATAAATGGAACTTATGTCAAGACTAAAGATTTTGTAAATGACGGGACAAAATGGGGTAACGGCGGAGTTACCTATGTTGAGGCAAATACTGTGAGAAATGAGACTACAACAAATCTTCTTTCTGAAATTTCAGGAGATAGAACTTTCATAAGTTCAGTTGGAAATATTGAAAATATCGGCGGAAAGATAAAGGGAAATGAAGTTGTAGGTTTAATTTCTGAAAATGGAAATGTAATCAACAATACAACCAAAAAAAAAGTAGGATTCAATAATGGCGAGTTTGACAGAAGCTGGCATGAAGAAATAGGTTCAATTGGGCAAATTTCTTCAAATGGCTTAACTTTTATTAAGGGTAACAGCTATGAATCAACAGGAGGAATTCTAAACACAAATCATCTTGAACTTGATGTAAATAAATTCAATGTATCGGCATTGTCTTTAAGCGGTGAAGATAAATTTGGTAAAGGCAGCAATAATTACACAAAATATGGCGCAACAGAACATTTAGGCGGAGAAGTAACTGCAAATTCTACTTCAGGAAGAATAGGAAATTTGAACCTTGCAGGCTCAGCATTTATTGGCGGAGATACACAAGGTCTGAAAATTGGGAAAGTGAATGTGGAATCCGCTGTAAACAGTTACGACTTGGAGTCAAAACAGACAAGTAAGAATATGGTTTCTAAAAGCAGTACATACATAAAATCTCATCAGGAAGAAAATGTCGCAGGAAATCTACAGCTTAGCGGAGCAAGAATCGAAGGAAACTTGACAGGAATTGGAAGTAACATTGATTTAGGTGAAAATACCTTTGTTGGTGGGAAATTGACAACAGATTCGAGAGAGCTGCACAACAGTTTTTATGAAAAAAATACATCCAGAGGATTTAGTGCAGGAATTAGTCACGGAACAGCTTCATTAAATTATGGAAAATCAAGCAGTACCTATGATGAAAAAGATACGATAAATGCCAAATCAAATTTAAGAATTGGCGATGGAAGTGTGCTAAATAACGGAGCGGAAATTACGGCAACAAATTTTGAGTATGGAAATATTCAAATTAATAATGGCGATGTAAAATATGGTGCAAGAATTGACACAAGGGATGTAAAAACTACTTCAAGAAGCAGTAATTTTGGTGTGTCAATTGGAATAAACAGTCCGATTAAAGATAGAATTGAACAAGCAGCTGGAGCTGTAAAGCAAGCTAGAAGGGGAGATACAATAGGTGGACTTGTAGCGGGAGTGAACTCTGTAACTGGAACAGTAAATGGAATGTCGCAAAATATATCAAGACTTGACGGAAATCGTGCTACAATGCAGGATATTCAAGCTGGAAATTTTAAAGTAAATAATGACTTTTATGTAAGTGGCGGAATAAATGCAAGATTTAATACTTCGAGATCAAGCAATAACTCTCATACTGAAAGTGCCGTAGTTACGACAATGAAACCAATGAATGAAAATTCAAGCATTACCTACAACAATGTAAACAACATAACTTATCAGGGAACACAGGCACAAGGCGGAACATTTATCTACAACAATGTTAAAAATATTCAGAAGGAAGCAGTAGAGCTTCATAACAGCTATAGTTCCAAAAATTCAGGATTTGGAGCAGGAGTAAGTGCAGGAATAGGTTCAAATGGACAAATTAAGCCAAGTAGTATAGGCGGAAACGTTTCTGCAAATAGAAGTAATTTGAATACAACTGAAACTATTTATCAGAATGGTAATTTTCAAAATGTAAATGAAGTTCACAATAATACTGGTACAATGACACTTTCAGGATTTAATCAGGAAGGCGGAAGAGTTACAGGTAATATCGGCAAACTTGTTGTAGAAAGCAGACAGAACACAAGTACGACTACTGGAAGCAGTAGTGGAATAGGAATTGGAATAAGTGCGAATGGAATGCCAAATTCCGTAAATGTAAATGGAAGCAGAACAAGCGGAAGCAGAGCATTTGTAGATAATCAAAGCAGCTTTATTGTTGGAGAAGGAAGTAATCTTCATGTTGGTACAGTTGAAAATACTGGAGCAATTATTGGAAAACAGAGTGAAAATGGTACTACATTTAAAGTTGATAAGTATGTTGGCCACGATATTCAAAACTACGATACAATGACAACAACTGGAATTTCAGTAGGGACTTCATTAGGAAAATCTCCTAGAGTTACAAACATCGGATTTAATCAAGATGACAGGGATAAACAAGGAATTACTAGAAATACGGTAGTTGGAAATGTAGAAATAGGAGAAGCTTCTGGAAGTCCAATAAATAGGGATGTTACAAAAGCTAATGAAGTTACAAAAGATGAACATCATTCTACGAATGTTAATATTGAGAGCCAGACTATTGAATATGCTACTAATCCAACAAAATTTAAAGAAGATTTGGAAGTAGCAATACTTGAAGGAAAAGCGACAGGTGAAACAGTTTTAAAAACAATAGAAAATCTTGTAAATGGTGGAAAAGAAGACATCGGAGATCCTGAAAGAAGAAGCTTAAACGAAATCAAGGAAGCTGTAATAAGGGTTAAGACAGCACCTGAAATGAATTTGATAGCAACAGGAGATTTAAACTCGCAGGAAGTGCTGGATACTTTAAAAATAAATGGAATAGAAAAATTTAATCCTGATGATCCTGATTTGCCAGAAAATGTAAGGGCAAGACTTGATGAAGTAAGAAAAAGTGGTGGAGAAATCGAAGCATTTTATGATAAAACGACAAATAAAATATTTATCAATGAAAATGTGGAAGATGGCGAAACAAGAGCGTTGGTTGCAAGAGAATGGAAAATCTCTGAAGATTTAAAAGATGGAAAAGGAAAAGCAAATGATGAAGGTCAATTAAAAGCGACTGTTGCAGGGGAACTGGCTTATGATGATATGATGAAAAGGGCTGGGGAAGGTAAGACTCGAAGTATTAATACGGATGACCTTAATGTTGGGGTTATGGATGAAAATAGTGAAATTACTGCTGATTTTAATAATAAACATGTTGATAAATTTTTTGGTAGAGTCGGTTCTATTTTGAATAAAGTTAGAAAAGGAGATATTAAAGGAGCTTATAAAGAAGCAAAACAAACGAAACAGGATGTAACTAGGGTTCTAAATAATGATATTAAAACTGTATTGAAAGGTGGACCTGCTGCTAAAAAAACAATAAAGGAATCTGCAAATGCTACTGTATATGCTATAAAAAAAGTAGCACCAAAATCTACTAAGAAATCTCCACCAAAAAGGAAAAAAAGACCTGTACATAAAACAAAAAAAGAGCAAGAAAAAGAATTCATTGAACATATGAATAGCATAGCTCGAGGATACTATGAAAATGAACCTAAATACTCAAAGTCGGCGGATAAAGTTGGAACATTAACATTTATAGTGGCAAATCAGAACATAAAAATAGGCGATGGAAGTAGTAAAGTATCTGATGAAGTATTCGCAAAAGCAGCAAGTTCTACAATTGGTCAAGTAGTTGCTACTGGAAATTTCAAAATGGTACCGACAAAAGATAAAGAATATGAAAATAATAATAAGGGTGTTCAAAAACAAGTAAAAGCCGCTAAAGTAGAAGCACAAAGAAAAACAAGAAACTCTAAAGATAAAGATTATTATGTCAGAGTAGATGGAAAAAATAAAACTGTAACAGTAGAAGAATCTAAAAGACCTAAAGGTTATGGAAGTTATCTTTACAAATCTCTAGTATTAGATCCCATAGAATCGTTTCATAATTTTCATGAAGCAGAAAAATCAGCATTTCATGGAAACATTGGTGGAGCATTTAAAAATACGTTGAAAGGAATAGGAAACTTAACAAGTCCACTTACATTAGGAGTAGGTTCATGGGCTGGAGATAATTATGCAAGATTTAAACCAGAAGAAGTACAATATGGAACAAGAGAAGAGGTATTAAAACGTAAACAAACTGAAAACTTATTGGTTTCAACACCAATAGATATGACAATAGGTTTTGCAACTTCTAAGATACCTGTAAAGAAAATAACTTCTAGTAAAATTAAGAATCCTGTTACACGAACAACAACCACAGAGAGTAGAGCTACAAGAAAAGGAGCGACAGTTCTTGAAGAAGGACATTATTATAAGTTACAACAACAGAAAAATATTGAAAGTACAGGGCTGCCTAATTACAGTATAAAACCATTAACAGATATAAAAGATCCTGCATTAAATGTAGACAAGATAAGAAATTATTTACAGGAAAATTCAGGAGATTATATCAAAGGTAAATATGATGTTAAAGGTATATCTGTTGCAACGGCAAAAGTAACAACAAAAGATGGCAAAGTAGAAAATATTTTATCAGTCAGCGGTAAGGCATGGAATGGAAATGCTCCAAAAGAAGTTACTATTAATAATGTGAAGTACAAGGTTATTATTAAGGACAGTGAATCAGTAAAGACATATACAGGGATTTCTCGAAATGGGAATAAAGTACGGAATCTAAACCATGCAGAGAAGAAACTGGCAAGTTATATTCAGGATAATTATTCAGGTAAGGAAGTAAAAGTAGATATTGGAGTACAGAACACATCTATAAAAAATTCAGGTATGTGTCCAAACTGTAATTCTTCAATGTTTGATTTTGCAAAAGATAATCCTGATATGAGAATAACCATTTATGAAGGAACAACAGGAATAAATCCGTAA
- a CDS encoding DUF1858 domain-containing protein, translating into MPKVTTDMNIMEAVENYPIIAQVLMRYGLGCVGCIISSAETLGEGIAAHGLNPDIIVEEVNAILEKQENM; encoded by the coding sequence ATGCCAAAAGTAACAACAGATATGAATATTATGGAAGCGGTAGAAAATTATCCTATTATTGCGCAGGTTCTTATGAGATATGGACTTGGATGTGTAGGGTGTATAATTTCAAGTGCTGAAACTCTTGGAGAAGGGATTGCAGCTCATGGATTAAATCCTGATATTATTGTTGAAGAAGTAAATGCAATATTGGAAAAACAGGAAAATATGTAA
- the htpX gene encoding zinc metalloprotease HtpX: MFINTLKTGFLMFALVFLFTLIGGLLGSQKGALIGLLIAGAMSFYSYWFSDKMVIKAYRGQLVTNATNPRLYRIVQRLAQNASLPMPKIYIVPERQPNAFATGRNPQNAAVACTQGLLEIMDDNELAGVLGHELGHIKHRDILISTIASTFAGAIANIARFLPYFSNSDDRRKNNNIGLAMLVSILAPIAAMIIQMSISRKREFMADEAGAEFSGNPLYLRNALIKLENYSHAIPMENQNPATANMFIINPLSGISKFQDLFKTHPATEDRIRELEKMARQQNLL, encoded by the coding sequence ATGTTTATAAACACTTTAAAAACAGGGTTTCTGATGTTTGCTTTGGTCTTTTTATTCACACTTATTGGTGGACTTTTAGGAAGTCAAAAAGGTGCTTTAATTGGTCTTTTGATTGCAGGTGCAATGAGTTTTTACAGCTACTGGTTTAGCGACAAAATGGTCATAAAAGCATATCGAGGACAATTGGTTACAAATGCTACTAATCCAAGATTATATAGAATTGTTCAAAGATTAGCACAAAATGCTTCGTTGCCGATGCCTAAAATATATATTGTTCCTGAAAGACAGCCAAACGCATTTGCAACTGGAAGAAATCCTCAAAATGCTGCTGTTGCTTGTACGCAAGGACTTTTAGAAATAATGGACGACAACGAACTTGCAGGAGTTCTAGGACATGAACTTGGTCATATAAAACATCGTGATATTCTAATCAGTACCATTGCTTCAACTTTTGCAGGTGCCATTGCAAATATTGCGAGATTTTTGCCATATTTTTCAAATTCAGATGACAGAAGAAAAAATAACAATATTGGTTTAGCTATGCTCGTTTCTATACTAGCACCAATAGCTGCAATGATTATTCAAATGTCAATTTCAAGGAAAAGAGAATTTATGGCTGATGAAGCTGGTGCTGAATTTTCTGGAAATCCGCTATATTTAAGAAATGCCCTAATAAAATTGGAAAATTACAGTCATGCCATTCCAATGGAAAACCAAAATCCTGCAACAGCTAATATGTTTATAATTAACCCACTTTCAGGCATTAGTAAATTTCAAGATCTTTTTAAAACTCACCCTGCAACTGAAGATAGAATAAGAGAACTTGAAAAAATGGCAAGACAACAAAATTTATTATAA